Proteins co-encoded in one Arsenicicoccus dermatophilus genomic window:
- a CDS encoding SigE family RNA polymerase sigma factor: MDERDEEFTAFVTARSAALLRYAYLLTGDHASAEDLLQNTLVKVYLSWHKIADRGSVEAYTRTALTRTNISVWRKVGRREFATETTPDRVVEDRHDIDERDGMWALLQTLGPRQRTVLVLRFYEDLPEAEIADIMGCSLGTVKSQLSRGLANLRKVLPDDTAAGRPAAAGSERK, translated from the coding sequence ATGGACGAGCGCGATGAGGAGTTCACGGCCTTCGTGACCGCACGCTCCGCAGCGTTGCTGCGTTATGCCTACCTGCTGACCGGAGATCATGCCTCGGCCGAGGACCTGCTCCAGAACACCCTGGTGAAGGTCTACCTGTCGTGGCACAAGATCGCGGACCGAGGGTCCGTCGAGGCATACACGCGCACGGCCTTGACCCGCACCAACATCTCGGTGTGGCGCAAGGTCGGGCGTCGTGAGTTCGCAACCGAGACGACACCGGACCGGGTCGTCGAGGACCGGCACGACATCGACGAGCGGGACGGGATGTGGGCTCTGTTGCAGACGCTCGGGCCCCGACAGCGCACGGTGCTCGTGCTCCGGTTCTACGAGGACCTCCCGGAGGCGGAGATCGCAGACATCATGGGGTGCTCGCTCGGCACGGTGAAGAGCCAGCTCTCACGAGGGCTGGCCAACCTGCGCAAGGTGCTGCCCGACGACACGGCAGCGGGACGACCCGCGGCCGCGGGCAGCGAGAGGAAGTGA
- a CDS encoding amino acid ABC transporter ATP-binding protein, with amino-acid sequence MERVNKHYGALHVLQDIDLTIHEGEVVVLIGPSGSGKSTLCRTINRLETVESGTITIDGQPLPEEGKALAQLRSDVGMVFQSFNLFAHKTILDNVTLGPIKVRGVAKAEAETRARQLLDRVGVGHQADKYPAQLSGGQQQRVAIARSLAMDPKVMLFDEPTSALDPEMINEVLDVMTELARSGMTMIVVTHEMGFARRAADRVVFMADGQIVEQATPEEFFTNPRSDRAKDFLGKILTH; translated from the coding sequence ATGGAGCGCGTCAACAAGCACTACGGCGCCCTGCACGTCCTGCAGGACATCGACCTGACGATCCACGAGGGCGAGGTCGTCGTGCTGATCGGCCCCTCCGGGTCGGGCAAGTCCACGCTCTGCCGCACCATCAACCGCCTGGAGACCGTCGAGTCGGGCACCATCACCATCGACGGCCAGCCCCTGCCCGAGGAGGGCAAGGCGCTCGCGCAGCTGCGCTCGGACGTGGGCATGGTCTTCCAGTCCTTCAACCTCTTCGCCCACAAGACGATCCTGGACAACGTCACGCTCGGCCCGATCAAGGTCCGCGGGGTGGCCAAGGCCGAGGCCGAGACCCGGGCACGGCAGCTGCTCGACCGGGTCGGCGTGGGTCACCAGGCCGACAAGTATCCCGCGCAGCTGTCCGGCGGCCAGCAGCAGCGCGTCGCCATCGCCCGGTCCCTCGCCATGGACCCCAAGGTCATGCTCTTCGACGAGCCCACCTCGGCGCTCGACCCCGAGATGATCAACGAGGTCCTCGACGTGATGACCGAGCTGGCCCGCAGCGGTATGACGATGATCGTGGTCACCCACGAGATGGGCTTCGCCCGGCGCGCCGCCGACCGGGTCGTCTTCATGGCCGACGGCCAGATCGTCGAGCAGGCCACCCCCGAGGAGTTCTTCACCAACCCTCGCTCCGACCGCGCCAAGGACTTCCTCGGCAAGATCCTCACCCACTGA
- a CDS encoding glutamate ABC transporter substrate-binding protein, with translation MTIRRTLSAGAAVALAASLAACGSSGDSQTSSGTGAAGGSGGSGGSGGSGGSGDTIKVGIKFDQPGMGLKEGASYSGMDVDLAKYIAKELGRTPEFVEAVSAQREQMLQAGKVSYVVGTYSITDRRKEKVDFAGPYLVAGQDLLVRSDDTTITGPDTLAGKKLCSVKGSTSATKIKDKYPQVQLQEYDTYSKCAEALASGSVDALTTDNTILAGYAAQKQYQGKLKVVGKTFSEESYGVGLKKGDTALCTQITTAIDKYVSSGAWQKSIDANLGSGFAIDTTKNPPKPAACA, from the coding sequence ATGACGATCCGTCGCACCCTCTCCGCCGGCGCCGCCGTGGCGCTGGCCGCCTCCCTCGCCGCCTGCGGCAGCTCCGGCGACTCCCAGACCAGCTCGGGCACCGGCGCGGCCGGCGGCTCCGGCGGCTCCGGCGGCTCCGGCGGCTCCGGCGGCTCCGGCGACACCATCAAGGTCGGCATCAAGTTCGACCAGCCCGGCATGGGCCTCAAGGAGGGCGCCAGCTACTCGGGCATGGACGTCGACCTGGCGAAGTACATCGCCAAGGAGCTCGGCAGGACGCCCGAGTTCGTCGAGGCCGTGTCCGCGCAGCGCGAGCAGATGCTCCAGGCGGGCAAGGTGTCCTACGTCGTCGGGACCTACTCGATCACCGACAGGCGCAAGGAGAAGGTCGACTTCGCCGGGCCCTACCTCGTGGCCGGCCAGGACCTGCTCGTCCGCTCCGACGACACCACCATCACCGGCCCGGACACCCTCGCCGGCAAGAAGCTCTGCTCGGTCAAGGGCTCCACCTCGGCCACGAAGATCAAGGACAAGTACCCGCAGGTCCAGCTGCAGGAGTACGACACCTACTCCAAGTGCGCCGAGGCCCTCGCCAGCGGCTCCGTCGACGCGCTCACCACCGACAACACCATCCTCGCGGGCTACGCCGCGCAGAAGCAGTACCAGGGCAAGCTCAAGGTCGTCGGCAAGACCTTCTCCGAGGAGAGCTACGGCGTCGGCCTCAAGAAGGGCGACACCGCCCTGTGCACGCAGATCACCACGGCCATCGACAAGTACGTCTCCTCCGGCGCGTGGCAGAAGTCGATCGACGCCAACCTCGGCTCGGGCTTCGCCATCGACACGACGAAGAACCCGCCCAAGCCCGCCGCCTGCGCCTGA
- a CDS encoding amino acid ABC transporter permease — protein MLDLFREFDILGAFWMTITLTVLSGIGALIIGTILAIFRLSPVPMLRFLGALYVDVVRNTPLTLIAVFCSLGLVAQLGFHLADPRSATFIKDNNIRIGVAALSVYTAAFVCEALRSGVNTVPVGQAEAARSLGLGFRQTLGEIVLPQAFRAALVPLGNTLIALTKNTTVLSVIGVAEISYLQAQVIEDRPDVMFTFFAIVALGFVMLTLPTGLLFTWLSRRLAVHR, from the coding sequence ATGCTCGACCTGTTCCGGGAGTTCGACATCCTGGGCGCCTTCTGGATGACCATCACCCTCACGGTCCTGTCCGGCATCGGTGCCCTGATCATCGGGACGATCCTGGCGATCTTCCGCCTGTCCCCCGTCCCGATGCTGCGCTTCCTCGGCGCGCTCTACGTCGACGTGGTCCGCAACACCCCGCTCACGCTGATCGCGGTGTTCTGCAGCCTCGGCCTGGTGGCCCAGCTCGGCTTCCACCTGGCCGACCCGCGTTCGGCGACCTTCATCAAGGACAACAACATCCGGATCGGGGTGGCGGCGCTGTCGGTCTACACCGCGGCCTTCGTGTGCGAGGCGCTGCGGTCGGGCGTCAACACGGTGCCGGTGGGGCAGGCCGAGGCCGCCCGCTCCCTGGGGCTGGGCTTCCGGCAGACCCTCGGCGAGATCGTGCTGCCGCAGGCCTTCCGGGCCGCCCTGGTGCCGCTGGGCAACACCCTCATCGCGCTGACCAAGAACACCACCGTCCTGTCGGTCATCGGCGTCGCGGAGATCTCCTACCTGCAGGCGCAGGTCATCGAGGACCGCCCGGACGTGATGTTCACCTTCTTCGCGATCGTGGCGCTGGGCTTCGTCATGCTCACGCTGCCGACGGGCCTGCTCTTCACCTGGCTGTCCCGCCGCCTGGCGGTGCACCGATGA
- a CDS encoding amino acid ABC transporter permease, protein MSASVLFDAPGPRARRTQRIVAAVLLLAALALGAWVLTTFAAKGQLDPARWRPLLWTDVWSEYLLPGILGTLKAAALSILTAGVVGLLLGVGRLSHVAPVRWLASTVVELFRAVPVLVMMLFAYALYLTTGWFGGQESLAGVVTGLTVYNGAVIAELLRSGVENLPKGQREAGLSIGLTQGQTLRSVLLPQALTAMLPSLVSQLVVVLKDTALGYVILYEELLRKADQIGSWQGNVVPAIIFVALIYIAMNVSLTSLAHLVERRLRRSGHTAGLAPQATPEEIEAHSTDALEGSVAR, encoded by the coding sequence ATGAGCGCCTCGGTCCTGTTCGACGCCCCCGGGCCCCGCGCCCGCCGCACCCAGCGGATCGTCGCGGCGGTCCTGCTGCTCGCGGCCCTGGCCCTGGGGGCCTGGGTGCTGACGACCTTCGCCGCCAAGGGCCAGCTGGACCCGGCGAGGTGGCGCCCGCTGCTGTGGACCGACGTGTGGTCGGAGTACCTCCTGCCCGGCATCCTCGGCACCCTGAAGGCCGCGGCCCTGTCGATCCTCACCGCCGGCGTCGTCGGCCTGCTCCTGGGCGTCGGGCGTCTGTCGCACGTCGCTCCCGTCCGGTGGCTGGCGAGCACGGTCGTCGAGCTCTTCCGCGCCGTGCCGGTGCTCGTGATGATGCTGTTCGCCTACGCGCTCTACCTCACGACGGGGTGGTTCGGCGGGCAGGAGTCCCTCGCGGGCGTCGTCACCGGCCTGACGGTCTACAACGGCGCGGTGATCGCCGAGCTGCTGCGCTCCGGCGTGGAGAACCTCCCGAAGGGGCAGCGGGAGGCCGGCCTGTCGATCGGGCTCACCCAGGGCCAGACGCTGCGCTCGGTGCTGCTGCCGCAGGCGCTGACCGCGATGCTCCCGTCCCTGGTGTCGCAGCTGGTCGTGGTGCTCAAGGACACCGCGCTCGGCTACGTCATCCTCTATGAGGAGCTGCTGCGCAAGGCCGACCAGATCGGCTCCTGGCAGGGCAACGTGGTGCCCGCGATCATCTTCGTGGCGCTGATCTACATCGCCATGAACGTCTCGCTCACCTCGCTGGCCCACCTGGTCGAGCGGCGGCTGCGCCGGTCCGGGCACACCGCCGGTCTCGCGCCGCAGGCCACCCCCGAGGAGATCGAGGCGCACAGCACCGACGCCCTGGAGGGCTCGGTCGCCCGCTGA
- a CDS encoding YczE/YyaS/YitT family protein yields MTTRRALTPMTPAQQLRAGRLPRRLTQLFAGLTVYGASMAMIIRGALGLDPWDVFHVGVALHLPLSIGQIVVATGVLVLLAWIPLRQWPGLGTVANTVWIGVATDAALHVLAEPSALWLRAALLLGGIVLNGLAGALYIGAQLGPGPRDGLMTGLAHRYGWSMRVVRTTIEVTVLAAGWLLGGGVGLGTVLYAVTIGPIVQHLLPWCVVEVDAPA; encoded by the coding sequence ATGACGACCCGGCGCGCCCTCACCCCCATGACCCCGGCGCAGCAGCTGCGGGCAGGTCGCCTGCCGAGACGGCTGACGCAGCTCTTCGCCGGGCTGACGGTCTACGGCGCGTCGATGGCCATGATCATCCGCGGCGCGCTCGGCCTGGATCCCTGGGACGTCTTCCACGTCGGCGTGGCGCTGCACCTGCCCCTGTCGATCGGGCAGATCGTCGTCGCGACCGGGGTGCTGGTGCTCCTCGCGTGGATCCCGCTGCGCCAGTGGCCGGGCCTGGGCACCGTCGCCAACACCGTGTGGATCGGCGTGGCCACCGACGCCGCCCTGCACGTCCTGGCCGAGCCGTCGGCGCTGTGGCTGCGGGCGGCGCTCCTGCTGGGCGGGATCGTGCTCAACGGTCTCGCCGGGGCGCTCTACATCGGCGCGCAGCTGGGCCCGGGGCCGCGCGACGGGCTGATGACCGGCCTCGCCCACCGCTACGGCTGGTCGATGCGGGTGGTGCGCACCACGATCGAGGTGACCGTCCTCGCCGCCGGGTGGTTGCTGGGCGGTGGCGTCGGGCTCGGCACGGTGCTCTATGCCGTCACCATCGGCCCGATCGTCCAGCACCTGCTGCCCTGGTGCGTGGTCGAGGTCGACGCACCCGCCTGA
- a CDS encoding D-hexose-6-phosphate mutarotase, with amino-acid sequence MTTLPVHDISGPEATATIHDQGAHLLTWAPQGQAPVLWASPQVRLEEGKGIRGGVPICFPWFGPGRTGDRTPTHGPARTTPWRSTTIEPGHATYAITGAELGVQDLEATYDVRAGARLELTFTVRNTGAQELTYEEALHAYLTVGDAREITVEGLAGATYVDKTDQGRSHRQDGELRLTRETDRVFRSAGPVTVVDPVLGRRLRVTKTGSASTVVWNPWDELSASLGDMGPEAWRTMVCVEGGNAMADEITLAPGDSHTLTYHLEVLPL; translated from the coding sequence ATGACCACGCTGCCTGTCCACGACATCTCCGGCCCCGAGGCGACCGCCACCATCCACGACCAGGGAGCGCACCTGCTCACCTGGGCGCCCCAGGGGCAGGCGCCCGTCCTGTGGGCCAGCCCGCAGGTGCGGCTCGAGGAGGGCAAGGGCATCCGGGGCGGGGTGCCGATCTGCTTCCCGTGGTTCGGACCCGGGCGCACCGGCGACCGCACGCCCACCCACGGACCCGCGCGCACCACCCCCTGGCGGTCCACGACGATCGAGCCCGGCCACGCGACCTACGCCATCACCGGCGCCGAGCTCGGCGTCCAGGACCTCGAGGCGACGTACGACGTCCGCGCCGGCGCCCGGCTGGAGCTGACCTTCACCGTGCGCAACACGGGTGCGCAGGAGCTGACCTACGAGGAGGCGTTGCACGCCTACCTCACCGTCGGCGACGCCCGCGAGATCACCGTCGAGGGCCTGGCCGGCGCGACCTACGTCGACAAGACCGACCAGGGCCGCAGCCACCGCCAGGACGGCGAGCTGCGCCTCACCCGCGAGACCGACCGGGTGTTCCGCTCCGCCGGCCCGGTGACCGTGGTCGACCCGGTGCTCGGGCGGCGGCTGCGGGTGACCAAGACCGGATCGGCCTCCACCGTCGTCTGGAACCCCTGGGACGAGCTGTCCGCCTCGCTGGGCGACATGGGGCCCGAGGCCTGGCGGACCATGGTGTGCGTCGAGGGCGGCAACGCCATGGCCGACGAGATCACCCTCGCGCCCGGCGACTCGCACACGCTGACCTATCACCTCGAGGTGCTCCCGCTCTGA
- a CDS encoding ANTAR domain-containing protein: MSDVSEFPSPPTAWWHLEVPDPERPEQLTWHLTPEVYHLHGVDPGTSADPAAVLDAGRLDSDGDLVERAARGLRERGAFAHRRVLVRGDEQVAVLAVGVGELDEEGRITRVRGAFVDLVATLHEAVAAAVTAQLQEVVDARAAIEQAKGVLMAGYGLDADAAFALLGAYSQRTNTRVRVLATRVAHGTTGRPAAAADLDAHLSRALDPRADEVPAVRAESADAPVEPGQVRSTLVDGHVVLALTGQVDAVAALTVGSELRRLLGEIRRPQRLHLLDLTQVAYLSPAAAVAVVGVVNRHRTLPAVLRVLPGPAEQALLSAGLDPAALTP; this comes from the coding sequence GTGAGCGACGTGAGCGAGTTCCCGAGCCCTCCCACCGCGTGGTGGCACCTGGAGGTGCCCGACCCCGAGCGTCCGGAGCAGCTCACCTGGCACCTGACCCCGGAGGTCTACCACCTGCACGGGGTCGACCCCGGCACGTCCGCGGACCCGGCCGCCGTCCTCGACGCCGGACGCCTCGACAGCGACGGAGATCTCGTCGAGCGGGCGGCGCGAGGCCTGCGGGAGCGGGGGGCCTTCGCCCACCGGCGCGTCCTGGTCCGCGGTGACGAGCAGGTCGCGGTGCTTGCCGTCGGGGTCGGCGAGCTCGACGAGGAGGGCCGGATCACCCGCGTCCGCGGGGCCTTCGTGGACCTCGTGGCCACCCTCCACGAGGCCGTCGCCGCCGCGGTCACCGCCCAGCTGCAGGAGGTCGTCGACGCCCGGGCCGCGATCGAGCAGGCCAAGGGGGTCCTGATGGCGGGCTACGGCCTCGACGCGGACGCCGCCTTCGCCCTGCTGGGCGCCTACTCCCAGCGCACCAACACCCGCGTCCGCGTGCTCGCGACCCGCGTCGCCCACGGCACGACCGGCCGCCCCGCCGCTGCGGCCGACCTGGACGCCCACCTGTCCCGCGCCCTCGACCCCCGCGCCGACGAGGTGCCCGCCGTCCGGGCCGAGTCGGCCGACGCGCCGGTCGAGCCCGGGCAGGTGCGCAGCACCCTGGTCGACGGCCACGTGGTGCTCGCCCTCACCGGGCAGGTCGACGCCGTCGCCGCGCTGACGGTCGGCTCCGAGCTGCGGCGCCTGCTCGGCGAGATCCGCCGCCCGCAGCGGCTCCACCTGCTCGACCTGACCCAGGTGGCCTACCTCAGCCCCGCCGCCGCCGTCGCCGTCGTGGGCGTCGTCAACCGCCATCGCACGCTGCCCGCCGTGCTGCGCGTCCTGCCCGGCCCCGCGGAGCAGGCGCTGCTGTCGGCGGGCCTCGACCCGGCGGCGCTCACCCCCTGA
- a CDS encoding class I SAM-dependent methyltransferase: MTRVPSGWEQIVEADPSHSARYVERFRRMAREGVDLRGEARLADAMVGRGARILDAGCGPGRVGAFLHEAGHTVVGVDVDPVLIEAAEADHPGPTWLVGDLAELDLPARGIAEPFDLVLCAGNVMAFLAPSTRVDALRRMGAHLAADGRLVVGFGAGRDYDFGAFRMDARVAGLRESLLLESWELRPWRPTSEFLVAVLERATR; this comes from the coding sequence GTGACCCGTGTGCCGAGCGGCTGGGAGCAGATCGTCGAGGCCGACCCCTCGCACTCCGCGCGCTACGTCGAGCGATTCCGGCGGATGGCGCGCGAGGGCGTGGACCTGCGGGGCGAGGCGCGCCTGGCGGACGCCATGGTGGGTCGCGGCGCGCGGATCCTGGACGCCGGGTGCGGTCCCGGGCGGGTGGGGGCCTTCCTGCACGAGGCGGGGCACACGGTCGTCGGCGTGGACGTCGACCCGGTGCTGATCGAGGCCGCCGAGGCCGACCACCCCGGACCGACCTGGCTGGTGGGCGATCTCGCCGAGCTGGACCTGCCGGCTCGAGGCATCGCCGAGCCCTTCGACCTGGTGCTGTGCGCCGGCAACGTGATGGCCTTCCTGGCGCCGTCGACGCGGGTCGACGCGCTGCGGCGGATGGGGGCGCACCTGGCCGCGGACGGCCGCCTGGTCGTGGGGTTCGGGGCGGGGCGCGACTACGACTTCGGCGCCTTCCGGATGGACGCGCGGGTGGCCGGGCTGCGCGAGTCGCTGCTGCTCGAGTCCTGGGAGCTGCGGCCCTGGCGGCCGACGAGCGAGTTCCTCGTGGCGGTGCTGGAGCGCGCGACGCGGTGA
- a CDS encoding cation:dicarboxylate symporter family transporter → MAASTHPQIPEPTSPPRDRSHWLYIAVIVAVLGGIAFGILAPEQAKGWKWVGETFVNLIKMMISPVIFCTIVLGIGSVRAAATVGKAGSMALAYFLTMSTFALAIGLVVGNLIQPGHGIKVAAGAGKKYAEQAEHGGGTVELIQGIIPETLFSSLISGSVLQTLFVALLVGFAVQRMGRQGEPVLAAIAALQKVVFRILTMVLWLAPVGAFGAIAAVVGTSGPKAVGEMLKLMLGFYLTCFLFVVLVLGAVLWLVARINILQLLKYLGRELLLIVATSSSESALPHLMAKMTHAGVDRSTVGVVVPTGYSFNLDGTAIYLTMASIFIADAMGKPMSVGEQVGLLVFMIIASKGAAGVTGAGLATLAGGLQAHRPELLDGVGIIVGIDRFMSEARAVTNFAGNAVATMVIGRWTGTLDHEQARAVLSGERPFDYATMDDDPHATEVRPGHVPHPVNPADRLQPTPQVDLSQYRADGSTRTDD, encoded by the coding sequence ATGGCCGCGAGCACCCACCCGCAGATCCCCGAGCCCACGAGCCCACCGCGGGACCGCTCGCACTGGCTCTACATCGCCGTCATCGTGGCCGTGCTCGGCGGCATCGCCTTCGGCATCCTCGCGCCCGAGCAGGCCAAGGGCTGGAAGTGGGTCGGCGAGACCTTCGTCAACCTGATCAAGATGATGATCAGCCCGGTGATCTTCTGCACCATCGTGCTCGGCATCGGCTCGGTCCGGGCTGCGGCGACGGTGGGCAAGGCCGGGTCGATGGCCCTCGCGTACTTCCTGACCATGTCGACCTTCGCGCTCGCGATCGGCCTGGTCGTCGGCAACCTCATCCAGCCCGGCCACGGCATCAAGGTCGCCGCGGGCGCCGGCAAGAAGTATGCCGAGCAGGCCGAGCACGGCGGCGGGACCGTCGAGCTCATCCAGGGGATCATCCCGGAGACGCTGTTCAGCTCGCTGATCTCGGGGTCGGTGCTGCAGACCCTCTTCGTGGCGCTGCTCGTGGGCTTCGCGGTGCAGCGGATGGGCCGCCAGGGCGAGCCGGTGCTCGCCGCGATCGCCGCCCTGCAGAAGGTCGTCTTCCGGATCCTGACGATGGTGCTGTGGCTCGCCCCGGTCGGGGCCTTCGGCGCCATCGCCGCCGTCGTCGGCACGTCCGGCCCCAAGGCCGTGGGCGAGATGCTCAAGCTGATGCTCGGGTTCTACCTCACGTGCTTCCTGTTCGTGGTCCTCGTGCTCGGCGCGGTGCTGTGGCTCGTCGCGCGGATCAACATCCTGCAGCTGCTGAAGTACCTCGGCCGCGAGCTCCTGCTCATCGTCGCCACCTCCTCCTCGGAGTCCGCGCTGCCGCACCTGATGGCCAAGATGACCCACGCGGGTGTCGACCGCTCCACCGTGGGTGTCGTCGTGCCGACGGGGTACTCGTTCAACCTCGACGGCACCGCGATCTACCTGACCATGGCGTCGATCTTCATCGCCGACGCCATGGGCAAGCCGATGAGCGTGGGCGAGCAGGTCGGGCTGCTGGTCTTCATGATCATCGCGTCCAAGGGCGCGGCCGGCGTCACCGGCGCCGGGCTCGCGACGCTGGCCGGCGGTCTGCAGGCGCACCGTCCCGAGCTGCTCGACGGCGTCGGGATCATCGTGGGCATCGACCGCTTCATGTCCGAGGCGCGCGCGGTCACGAACTTCGCGGGCAACGCCGTCGCGACGATGGTCATCGGCCGTTGGACCGGCACCCTCGACCACGAGCAGGCCCGCGCGGTGCTGTCCGGCGAGCGTCCCTTCGACTACGCCACGATGGACGACGACCCGCACGCCACGGAGGTCCGCCCCGGCCACGTCCCGCACCCGGTCAACCCCGCCGACCGCCTCCAGCCGACGCCGCAGGTCGACCTGTCGCAGTACCGCGCCGACGGCTCGACCCGCACCGACGACTGA
- a CDS encoding TIGR00730 family Rossman fold protein, with protein MRSLCVFCGSSPGRSSVYADAARSLGAALASRGIRLVYGGARVGTMGVVADAALAAGGEVVGVMPQHLMDLEVGHTGLTQLHVVGSMHERKALMADLAEGFVALPGGMGTLDELAEILTWAQLGLHAKPVGALDVGGFWQPLLGWLDVARDEGFLAPAHRELLVVRPTVDTLLDALAGGAR; from the coding sequence GTGCGATCCCTGTGTGTCTTCTGCGGCTCCAGTCCTGGCCGGTCCTCGGTGTATGCCGATGCGGCGCGCTCCCTGGGAGCGGCGCTGGCGAGCCGGGGGATCCGCCTCGTCTACGGCGGCGCCCGGGTCGGGACGATGGGGGTCGTCGCGGACGCGGCGCTGGCCGCGGGCGGCGAGGTCGTCGGCGTGATGCCGCAGCACCTGATGGACCTCGAGGTGGGGCACACCGGGCTCACCCAGCTGCACGTCGTCGGCTCGATGCACGAGCGCAAGGCCCTGATGGCCGACCTGGCCGAGGGATTCGTGGCGCTGCCGGGCGGGATGGGGACGCTGGACGAGCTCGCCGAGATCCTCACCTGGGCCCAGCTCGGGCTGCACGCCAAGCCGGTGGGGGCGCTCGACGTGGGCGGCTTCTGGCAGCCGCTGCTGGGGTGGCTGGACGTGGCGCGGGACGAGGGTTTCCTGGCGCCCGCGCACCGCGAGCTGCTCGTGGTGCGGCCGACGGTGGACACGCTGCTGGACGCGCTGGCCGGGGGCGCCCGCTAG
- a CDS encoding nitronate monooxygenase, whose translation MTLLDTLTLPLVAAPMAGGPSTPALVAAACAAGGTGFLAAGYTTPAAVAAELAATRDLVGDRPFGVNVFVPSGSVRAAGQAAVSAYTQQLQGDADRLGVRLPEPDWSDTDAYDDKIALLTLVDPVAVVSFTFGLPAPEVVGALHDVGTQVWVTVTGEDEARHAAALGVDALVVQGCDAGGHRSTHRVEDEPNHLDALGLLPLVRDLGVPCVVAGGVATSGDVRRLLDAGARAVQVGTALLLTPEAGTSAVHRAGLRLPGMRAVVTRAFSGRPARGLRNRFVEAHDAAAPAVFPQVDQLTRPLRAAAAKAGDPQGVSLWAGAGWQAAREAPAGEVLRGLAP comes from the coding sequence ATGACGCTGCTCGACACGCTGACCCTGCCCCTCGTCGCCGCCCCGATGGCGGGTGGCCCCTCCACGCCGGCCCTCGTCGCGGCCGCCTGCGCGGCAGGCGGCACGGGCTTCCTGGCCGCGGGCTACACGACCCCGGCGGCAGTGGCCGCCGAGCTCGCCGCCACCCGGGACCTGGTGGGAGACAGGCCTTTCGGCGTCAACGTCTTCGTGCCGTCCGGATCGGTCCGGGCGGCGGGGCAGGCCGCCGTCTCGGCATACACCCAGCAGCTGCAGGGCGACGCCGACCGGCTGGGGGTGCGGCTGCCCGAGCCCGACTGGTCCGACACCGACGCGTATGACGACAAGATCGCGCTGCTCACCCTGGTCGACCCGGTGGCCGTGGTGTCGTTCACCTTCGGGCTGCCGGCGCCGGAGGTGGTGGGCGCGCTCCACGACGTGGGCACGCAGGTGTGGGTGACCGTGACCGGCGAGGACGAGGCGCGCCACGCCGCCGCGCTCGGCGTCGACGCGCTCGTCGTGCAGGGCTGCGACGCGGGTGGCCACCGCTCCACCCACCGCGTCGAGGACGAGCCCAACCACCTCGACGCGCTCGGTCTGCTCCCGCTCGTGCGCGACCTCGGGGTCCCGTGCGTCGTCGCCGGCGGGGTCGCCACCTCGGGAGACGTCCGCCGCCTCCTCGACGCCGGCGCCCGGGCCGTCCAGGTGGGCACCGCGCTGCTGCTGACCCCGGAGGCGGGCACGTCCGCGGTCCACCGGGCGGGGCTGCGGCTGCCGGGGATGCGAGCCGTGGTGACCCGGGCCTTCTCCGGACGGCCGGCCCGCGGGCTGCGCAACAGATTCGTGGAGGCGCACGACGCCGCCGCGCCCGCGGTGTTTCCCCAGGTCGACCAGCTGACCAGGCCGCTGCGGGCCGCCGCTGCGAAGGCCGGTGACCCCCAAGGTGTCTCGCTGTGGGCGGGCGCCGGGTGGCAGGCCGCGCGGGAGGCACCCGCCGGCGAGGTGCTGCGCGGGCTCGCCCCCTGA